The DNA window AAAATTCTACAGGAGTAGAGATCCAGAGTTACGAAAAGTCGTTTCTCGGTGTGGCGGACTTCCCAAAATAATAATAGCTATAGCTGAACAGCTGGCCACGGGTCAAAACGGCTGGCACAATATTATGGGGTCTATGAAAGATAACTTTATGCATTATCTCGAGAATGAGCCACAGTTAGCTTCTCTAAGTCATCTGCTTGGCTGGATGCATTCCTATTTTCGTGATTTGCCAGATGACCTCAGACAGAGTATCGCCTATTTATCGATCTTCCCCGGAGACTGCAACATCCGGCGGCGACGCCTGGTGCTGCGGTGGGTAGCAGAGGGTCACTCCAAGGACAGTAACAAGCATACAGCGGAGGAGAACGGAGAGACGCTCTTCTCGAAGCTGGTTGAGCTAAGCATGATCCAGCAGCCATGCCTCACATCCATCGCACACATGCGAATGGTGTTGTACAAAGTCAGTGCTTTCTTCCACGAATTCATCATCTCGCGACCTGTGGAAGAGAACATTACCATTGCTCTGGAGGTCTTTGCACTCAAAGAGCATTGCCAGCCAACCACTCAACGCAGAGGACGGCACCTTGTCATACAAGAAAGCTGGGACAGAGACGAAATTGTGTTCGACAATATCGACTTGATGCGCCTGCGGTCTCTGACAGTGTTCGGGAATTGGAAGCCGTTCTTCATATCTACAAGCATGAAGGTGCTTCGGGTTCTTGATCTGGAGAATGCGTCGGGTGTATCAGATAGAGATGTCGAGAAGATTGTAAAGCTGCTGTCTCGCCTCAAGTTCTTATCTCTGCGAGGATGCAGCGAGGTCTCCTGTCTGCCAAGTTCACTGGGCGATCTGAGGCAGCTCCAGATTCTTGATGTCAGACGCACCTCTATAGTCACCTTGCCAAAGTCCATCACCAAACTGAAGAAATTGCAGTACATCCGAGCTGGCACCACCGCCCCAGGCCCAGGCCCAGCAGAGGAACCATCACCACCACCGTGTTCTTTCGTTTGTTGGTTGCCCGACCTTTGCACATCTCGTCAAAGAGTTGGCGTTGAGATGCCTACTGGGATTAAGAAACTGAAGGCGTTGCACACTCTTGGATTTATCGACACTGGTATTTGTAGAGGAAAGGCCATCATGAAAGAGCTCAAGGAGCTCACTCAATTGCGCAAGCTCGGAGTGTACGGAATCAACAAGAAAAACTGCAAGGAGTTCTGTGCTGCCATCTCATGCCATGTCCGCCTGGAGTCCTTGTCAGTGTGGCTTAGCAAAGGAAATCAAGCCTGTCTGAATGAAGTCTCCTTGTCACAGGAGAAGCCTCTGCAAAACCTTCACAGCCTTAAGTTATATGGTCTTGTAAGTGAGGTGCCAGCTTGGATCAAAGATCTTCCCAAACTCACAAAGTTGGAACTGGAGATAACCATGTCAGAAGAAATTGAAGTAATTAAGTATCTTGGGGAAATAAAAGAACTATGTATTCTACGTCTTTGTGTCAAGCCTCTTCAAGATGGTGATGGTAAGCTTGATTTTTGTGTCTGGCTGAATGGAATACAGAAGCGCTGTTATAAAAATCTCAAGATCCTCGAGATTACTTGCAGCTCAAATTTAAATATATCCTTTGGATCAGAAGCAATGCAAAATCTTGAGCTGCTGACAGCTCGCTGCTGTAGTGGGTCAACATTGACGTTTATGGAGATAAAGAATCTCTCTAAACAAAAACTCAAGGAAGTCCGGCTTATCGGCTCCCATGACACTGCACTCAAGGTTGGCATTGAGAAGCAACTGGAGGAGCATCCAAGGAAT is part of the Miscanthus floridulus cultivar M001 chromosome 9, ASM1932011v1, whole genome shotgun sequence genome and encodes:
- the LOC136481985 gene encoding disease resistance protein PIK6-NP-like, giving the protein MADLVLGVAKSLVEGTLTKALSAIEEEKNLRQSAQRDLVFITGEFQMMQSFLKAINKEHVKNYIVSTLVTQVRDLAYDVEDCIEFIIHMDTKSDWWCRFVPSCIAGTLPLDEAVAEIQQLKARVEDVIQRKARYNLLTDDSAGSSRVMEMQQPATGTAVLGMLAGPGDTNTRMYRVLEDLTRLITEDDKGLQVISVWSRGRELETASIIRNAYDDPDICRKFQFRAWVKLIHPFNPHAFIQNLLVQFYANSPEVEEQPVGSIRGISVLKRIQEREAEGHLAEFVQHMNMQKYLIVLDDMCSMVEWDAIRTYLPDRSNGSRIIVSTQHFEIASFCTGHSYFRRSSDDHSPCVFFKTVSQSVRENGDEASDTTSVNERNSAASASVDHFTLVGRESQINELRADYIMKARIGDNVISVWGTPGVGKSALVRSLYSSIKSTRTGSAFQNYAWVDVTHPFIARDFFRSLHLELDNASVQAYINPTEGCRKILKDHWSLIVIDNLQSTKEWDIIKAALSGFSKTIIVITTEPSVAFHCASTPELVFNVKCLDNDSAINVFKKVLERTEFYRAHVGDPEVPERKKKFYRSRDPELRKVVSRCGGLPKIIIAIAEQLATGQNGWHNIMGSMKDNFMHYLENEPQLASLSHLLGWMHSYFRDLPDDLRQSIAYLSIFPGDCNIRRRRLVLRWVAEGHSKDSNKHTAEENGETLFSKLVELSMIQQPCLTSIAHMRMVLYKVSAFFHEFIISRPVEENITIALEVFALKEHCQPTTQRRGRHLVIQESWDRDEIVFDNIDLMRLRSLTVFGNWKPFFISTSMKVLRVLDLENASGVSDRDVEKIVKLLSRLKFLSLRGCSEVSCLPSSLGDLRQLQILDVRRTSIVTLPKSITKLKKLQYIRAGTTAPGPGPAEEPSPPPCSFVCWLPDLCTSRQRVGVEMPTGIKKLKALHTLGFIDTGICRGKAIMKELKELTQLRKLGVYGINKKNCKEFCAAISCHVRLESLSVWLSKGNQACLNEVSLSQEKPLQNLHSLKLYGLVSEVPAWIKDLPKLTKLELEITMSEEIEVIKYLGEIKELCILRLCVKPLQDGDGKLDFCVWLNGIQKRCYKNLKILEITCSSNLNISFGSEAMQNLELLTARCCSGSTLTFMEIKNLSKQKLKEVRLIGSHDTALKVGIEKQLEEHPRNPPLKLEELEGC